Proteins co-encoded in one Coregonus clupeaformis isolate EN_2021a chromosome 5, ASM2061545v1, whole genome shotgun sequence genomic window:
- the LOC121567201 gene encoding P2Y purinoceptor 3-like, giving the protein MESFLIGTFTAEGSSSGHYTEPHSEEYLIAVGDNNVTWPVCTYKEDFKRFLLPAVYSVVFLIGLPLNGAVILKIWRSRPNLTRSNVYMLNLATADFLYVMSLPLLIYNYASHDYWPFGELACKLVRFQFYSNLHGSILFLTCISLQRYVGICHPMAGWHKQGGRRLAWVVCGAVWLVVALLSAPTFHYASTGTQRNRTVCYDLSRPEHSTDYYPYGMALTCLGFLLPFMGIVACYCRMGRLLYRPPSYQGVTMAASMEKRDKAVKMIVIVVTVFAVSFLPFHLTKTMYLLIRTLPGAPCATRNLFSVIYKCTRPFASMNSVLDPILFYFTQPRFRKSTRILVTKITTLRDREPRCEKVKTPRLLRPHV; this is encoded by the exons ATGGAATCTTTCCTCATTGGAACGTTCACAGCAGAAGGTTCCTCCTCTGGACACTACACAGAACCCCATTCGGAGGAATACCTCATTGCCGTGGGCGACAACAATGTCACATGGCCAGTCTGCACCTATAAGGAGGATTTTAAGCGCTTCCTACTTCCTGCCGTCTACAGTGTGGTCTTCCTGATTGGTCTGCCTCTGAACGGGGCGGTCATCCTGAAGATCTGGAGGTCACGACCCAACCTGACCCGGAGCAACGTCTATATGCTCAACCTGGCCACGGCTGACTTCCTGTATGTGATGTCACTACCTCTGCTCATCTACAACTATGCCAGTCATGACTACTGGCCCTTTGGAGAGCTGGCCTGCAAACTGGTCCGCTTTCAGTTTTACAG TAACCTGCATGGCAGTATCCTGTTCCTGACCTGTATCAGCCTCCAGCGCTACGTGGGCATCTGCCACCCTATGGCTGGCTGGCACAAGCAGGGGGGTCGCAGGCTGGCATGGGTGGTCTGTGGGGCTGTGTGGCTGGTGGTCGCCCTCCTCAGTGCCCCAACTTTCCACTACGCCTCCACAGGAACACAACGCAACCGCACTGTCTGTTACGACCTGAGTCGACCGGAGCACTCGACCGACTACTACCCATATGGGATGGCCCTGACCTGCCTGGGCTTCCTGTTGCCTTTTATGGGCATCGTGGCATGCTACTGTCGCATGGGTCGCCTCCTCTACCGCCCGCCATCCTATCAAGGCGTTACCATGGCAGCCTCAATGGAGAAACGGGACAAGGCGGTGAAGATGATAGTCATCGTGGTGACGGTGTTCGCTGTTAGCTTCCTGCCGTTCCACCTTACTAAGACCATGTATCTGTTGATACGAACTTTACCAGGTGCTCCGTGTGCGACACGGAACCTGTTCTCAGTGATCTACAAGTGCACCAGGCCGTTCGCCAGCATGAACAGTGTTCtagatcctatactgttctacTTCACACAGCCGCGGTTCCGCAAGAGCACCAGAATACTGGTCACCAAGATCACCACTCTCAGAGACAGGGAACCAAGGTGTGAGAAAGTGAAAACCCCTAGATTATTGAGACCCCATGTTTAA